From a region of the Bradyrhizobium diazoefficiens genome:
- a CDS encoding cytochrome b/b6 domain-containing protein, which translates to MQEARGVSGRAPADRTASRTVAVWDLPLRLWHWALAACVLAAWFTPTVHDGLHRIVGYAVLGLLAFRLVWGFGGSRYSRFRMVGVRLRAAPGYLWNLRRGITGRYIGLNPAGTLMLVALLLSLAVSAITGAMSVTVTFFGVWWVEDTHHYSSDAVIVLAVLHVLGVLLMGILQRESLIRAMITGRKRIRNRL; encoded by the coding sequence ATGCAAGAAGCGCGCGGGGTGTCCGGCAGGGCCCCCGCGGATCGAACCGCTTCGCGGACGGTCGCAGTCTGGGACCTCCCGCTGCGCCTTTGGCACTGGGCTCTCGCGGCTTGCGTTCTGGCCGCTTGGTTCACGCCGACCGTTCATGACGGACTTCACCGCATCGTCGGCTATGCGGTGCTGGGGCTTCTGGCCTTCCGTCTGGTGTGGGGCTTCGGGGGAAGCCGCTATTCGCGTTTCCGGATGGTCGGCGTGAGGCTTCGCGCGGCGCCGGGCTATCTCTGGAATCTGCGCCGCGGCATCACCGGCCGCTATATCGGACTCAATCCCGCTGGCACGTTGATGCTGGTGGCCCTGCTGCTGTCGCTCGCGGTCTCGGCGATCACAGGCGCGATGTCGGTCACCGTCACCTTCTTCGGCGTGTGGTGGGTCGAAGACACCCACCATTATTCATCGGATGCGGTCATCGTCCTGGCCGTGCTGCATGTGCTGGGCGTGCTGCTGATGGGGATACTCCAGCGCGAGAGCCTGATCCGCGCGATGATCACCGGACGCAAGCGCATCCGCAATCGTCTTTAA
- a CDS encoding PepSY domain-containing protein, with product MKVIRVVAIALTVGMGMGSSAMADGFKDCTRIGKASWKPASEAEAKAKALGYEVRRSKIEGSCYEVYGVKEGKLYELFYSPEDLSLKHTIAK from the coding sequence GTGAAGGTCATTCGTGTTGTTGCCATTGCACTGACGGTCGGGATGGGCATGGGGTCGTCAGCCATGGCCGACGGTTTCAAGGACTGCACCAGGATCGGCAAGGCGTCATGGAAGCCGGCCAGCGAAGCCGAGGCCAAGGCCAAGGCGCTGGGTTACGAAGTGCGGCGCTCCAAGATCGAAGGCTCGTGCTACGAGGTCTACGGCGTCAAGGAAGGCAAGCTTTACGAGCTGTTCTACAGCCCTGAAGATCTCAGCCTGAAGCACACGATCGCCAAATAA